The genome window TGcaattataaaacaaacaaatacaataagaCATGTATCAAGTTTAAGCTATTTATGTCAATAAGTATCATTGTGAAAGGATGTTGACACTGAAAATATCTTGACAGCTGTTTAAACTCTGTTCTTCGTTACAGTTGGTTGAGCTGGTCCGTGCTCCTGTTGTAAATCGGGTTTTTGTATTCACAGTCTGAGAAGGAAACAAAGGAGAAGTGGGAGAGCAGTTCAGCACACAGCATAATTTCATCCTGGACCCACAGATGAAGTCAGCACTCACTTTCTTTGGCTTTCTTCTTCCCGGGACCTCCTGCAACACAAAACACTTCAGTGAATAatgaaactgattttttttcacattaggCTATTTATTCTCACACACAGATACGTCATTCTGACAGATGACACAAGACAAACCAAATCCAAATACCTCTGCGATGATTCTCCGCCTGAGTTGACGTGGCTTGTTGCTTGCTGATTTCAGATTGGTTAACTgtgtaatgaaatgaatgagTGAAATTCCCCACAGCAATGAAATTATGTAACATAATAAAAGATGCTTATATTACCATAATAATGCCGACTGAGACTTGCTTGACGTAATCTGCTGAAGAGTTCTGGGGAGGTGAGAGAAGACTAAGTTACTCCAGAGTCACCAGTAACACAAAGTGCAGCAATTCTAATTGAATATTAAGCACCTGTATGAAATCTGTGTTTAGTTTGCTGATTTTCCATCCTCTCAGGGTGACACTGGTTCAAGCTTGGATAAATGCTTTGGGTGGGCTGAGTCCTGTCCAAATCAGGCAGAACTCCTGGTGGACTGATATGATTTCTGGTGGGGTCACCCTGCTGGTTGGCTGGGTCTTGGTCAtcattttctgatatttaaaaaagatcAAATTAGAAAGTATTGACACATACATTCTTGATGATTTAGGTGGGATTCAATGACATTAGCTCTTTAACAAGTTGAATCAATAgatgacatggaaataaaggatgaaaggaagaagaagacgagCTGTGTGAACGCACCATAAACAAGATTTTCTGCTCCTgtaggaaaagaaaacatattgtGTATAGTGGCACAggtttcttgtaaaaaaaaaaacaacccacagcacattcaaataaaacaaaacagaaatttttCTTGTTCTCGTTGACTTGTTCATCACATAAACTATATCGTATACAGttaagtaaatgtgtgtgtgtgtgtgtgtgtgtgtgtttgtgtttacctcTCTGCTGTTCATGTACTGGCACTCGGGCTGTTTTCTCAGGTGGAGCAGTGACACCTGCAGTGGGACATTATATGAAgcaacttaaaggaatagttggaaattttgggaaatatgcttgttaGATAAGAACATCGATATCTCGGTAAGAAGGCAAAtaactgtatttcccaaaattaaCTATTCTTTCAAAGGAAAGATATgcattgttgtttatttactgCTTTGCTATTTATCACTGTCTTTTTGCCTTTGTGCTCTGTTATGTAGGTTTTCATTGTCCTGTGTATGATAtatcttttttaaatgacttttaaCAGTTGCAACTCTTCATAACAAATCAACTTGTATTCAAATTTAAGATGCCTTAATAACGACTGGCCTGGGATAACAGATGAAACTACAAGGCTCAATGggctgataaataataaatgaaaaataagtcaTAAATCACTTTTTAGTCACATGAATGATACAACATCTACATGTCTCCTACAATTAGAAGGGGATGGTTTGACCTTAACATCCTTTGATCCTTTAACACAATTATAATAAATAGTTGTGCAAATGACCACATCAATGAAACCAGTTAACaataatgttaacattaatgtaaaaataacggAGTACCGAGCAACATTGGACTGTAGATGGATCTaatgtaaatggtaaattgtGAAATGATTGCTTACCCTCAATACCTGCAGGATTGTTCGTATTGTCCTGTGTTCTGTTATTACAGagcactgaaataaaaacaaaaggtgtTTTTAAATAACCATGCATCAAATGAACTAGCAACACTTTCCGTCTATTAACTGTGTGGTACTCACATATGCCTTTCATGCAGAAGTAGCCTCCGACACTAAGCAGGAAGAAAACAACGCCACCAACACAGATGTAAATCAGTAGCCTCATCTCTTCGTTCAGTGCACCTgcatgacaagttgtggtttcacAAAGATACATTTCACAGGAAACTCTAGCTCATTCACTTGTCCCCTCTCATGTGTTTGGCCTGTGAGGTTTGTGACTATAGAAAGGAAGAGGCCTCACATCTCTGCTCAGGCTGCTGCTCAGTATTGAGAAAACATTACCTTCAAACTTTCAAACAGAAATCCTCTTACCTGATTCAGTAACCAATACCACTTGCAGACAGTCTTGTCCATGCCTACAGCGATAACACCCCAGGTCAGAGTTTTTAAGGTCATCGATGCAGATGGAGTAGTTGCCCTCTAAGCCCTGGTTTGGAAAGG of Siniperca chuatsi isolate FFG_IHB_CAS linkage group LG7, ASM2008510v1, whole genome shotgun sequence contains these proteins:
- the LOC122878456 gene encoding uncharacterized protein LOC122878456 → MTADRWIFLLALCFMCVSSNDEEYCEIINEYFEEYISDSGIQQHFCKTHKLSAPLGSSVLLPCNFLNSSLNWVSWAHIPGEDLVHLTSKGRIKFLDPRNGRVKAFPNQGLEGNYSICIDDLKNSDLGCYRCRHGQDCLQVVLVTESGALNEEMRLLIYICVGGVVFFLLSVGGYFCMKGILLCNNRTQDNTNNPAGIEGVTAPPEKTARVPVHEQQRGAENLVYENDDQDPANQQGDPTRNHISPPGVLPDLDRTQPTQSIYPSLNQCHPERMENQQTKHRFHTELFSRLRQASLSRHYYVNQSEISKQQATSTQAENHRRGGPGKKKAKENCEYKNPIYNRSTDQLNQL